The window TGCATATACCGTTCCGCCCGGCCCTACTTTATGACCAGCAACAGAGGATACATTGATGATGTGCCCTGACTTTTGTGCCTTCATGACAGGCAGCACGGCTGCGATACCATAAAGTACACCTTTAATATTCACGTCAATCATGCGATCCCACTCGTCGATATGAAGATTTTCCAGCATTGAGCTGGGCATAAGACCTGCATTGTTGATCAGGACGTCAACGCGGCCATACTCCTTTACGGTTTGCGCTACCAGATTCTCAACCTGCTTTCGGTCAGTCACATCCGTGGGAACGATCACACTTTCGTTTAGTTCGAGTTCCTTTGCCAGCGCCTGAAGCCGGTCAGTCCGGCGAGCGGCAAGCATCAGCTTTGCACCTTTTTTTGCTAACATACGCGCTGTGGCTTCACCCAGGCCACTGCTGGCACCTGTGATGATAACTACTTTATCTTTGATATTTTCTGT of the Advenella mimigardefordensis DPN7 genome contains:
- a CDS encoding SDR family oxidoreductase, with amino-acid sequence MTENIKDKVVIITGASSGLGEATARMLAKKGAKLMLAARRTDRLQALAKELELNESVIVPTDVTDRKQVENLVAQTVKEYGRVDVLINNAGLMPSSMLENLHIDEWDRMIDVNIKGVLYGIAAVLPVMKAQKSGHIINVSSVAGHKVGPGGTVYAATKHAVRALSEGLRQEIKPYNIRTTIISPGAVATELINTITDTTIAANMRKTYEQAIPAESFARVVAFAISQPDEVDINEVLFRPTSQAY